In the genome of Candidatus Ornithobacterium hominis, the window AGAGATTTTTCTGATGCACGATTGGAAGAACTCATCACTAGGAAAAATAATTTCTTGAGAGAAATCGAAGAAGCTACCAGCCAGCAAATCAACGGTATTATGAACAAAAAATATGGCTTCAAAAACACATCTCTTTATTTCACACTATTACTAGAAATGAAGGATTTAGTCGCCGTAGCAGCTCGCTTCTTAAAACTCTACACACGAATTTCTAAAGAAGGTAAATTGACAAAATAGCAGTTTCCGTTTAATTGGTATTGAATTTGTCTTTACACGTTTCATATTAAATTGAAACGATTTAAATAATTTTTTTAAGCCTTTGAAAATTAAGCAAATAAAATTTTTAAAGTTTAAATTAATTCGAATATTTTATTAGTAGCCCATTTCATGAAAATTGACAATTTGACATTTCAAGATAACATTACAGAAGATTCTGAATTCATTCCATTGCTTTCAGAGGAAGAAGAGCAGCAATTACTCAATACAGATGTACCTAATGTATTAGCTATTTTGCCACTAAGAAACACAGTTTTATTCCCGGGCGTGGTAATTCCTATCACGGCAGGGCGAGATAAATCCATTCACCTTCTAAAAGAAGCTTACGCCAAAAAACAATATATCGGGGTAACTTCCCAAAAAGATGTGAAGCAAGATGAACCTGAGCAAAACGATATTTCAAAAATCGGTACAGTTGCCAAAATTCATAAAATGATAAAAATGCCAGATGGCAACACAACTGTTATTCTACAAGGCTTAAGAAGATTTAAGATTATTGAATTCATATCAGAAGACCCCTACTTCAAAGCCGAGATAACATTACTTTCAGACAAAAAACCAAAGAAAAACGATGCAGAATATAACGCCATTATTGATTCCATCAAAGATGTAGCGATTCAAATCGTGAAAAACAGCCCCAACTTGCCTTCAGAAGCAAGCTTTGCGGTGAAAAGCATTGAGAGCCCCTCATTTCTAGTCAATTTTGTGAGTTCCAATATGGATTTGAACATGGAAGACAAGCAAAATTTATTGAATGAATCTTCTATAAAAGAACGAGCCACAAAAACTTTACGTCACTTGAATTTTGAGCTTCAGAAATTAAAGCTTAAAAATGACATCCATTCCAAAACTAAATACGAGCTAGACCAGCAACAGCGCGAATATTTTCTTAATCAGCAGATGAGAACCATTCAAGAAGAATTGGGTGGAGGATTCAGTAGCGACCAAGAAATTCAAGAATTAAGACAAAGAGCGAAGAATAAAAAATGGGGCAAGGAACCACAACAATACTTTGATAAAGAGTTGAAGAGAATGGAGCGTCTCAACCCGCAGATGCCAGAATTTTCTATTCAAAGAAATTATTTGGAATTCATGCTTGACTTGCCTTGGCAAAAAGTTTCTAAAGATAAATTAAACATCAACTACGCCAAGAAAATTTTAAACCAAGATCACTATGGCCTAGAGAAAGTCAAAGAGCGAATTTTGGAATATTTGGCAGTATTGAAATTAAAAGGAGACATGAAGTCGCCAATTCTATGCCTGTACGGCCCACCTGGTGTAGGGAAGACTTCACTCGGTAAATCCATTGCACGGGCGCTCCAGCGCGAGTACCAGCGCATGTCGCTAGGGGGGGTACATGATGAGTCAGAAATTCGTGGTCACCGCAAAACTTACATTGGAGCAATGCCAGGGCGAATTTTACAAAACATCAAAAGAGCTGGCGTTTCAAACCCCGTTTTTGTGTTAGATGAAATTGATAAACTCGGGCGTAGTAATCAGGGCGACCCAACTTCTGCCATGCTAGAAGTTCTAGACCCAGAGCAGAACACGACATTTCATGATAATTATTTAGATCAGGCTTACGATTTGTCTAACGTCATGTTCATTGCCACGGCTAATGATATTTCAAACATTCCGGCTCCACTGCGAGACCGAATGGAAATGGTGCAAGTCAATGGCTACACCGTTGAGGAAAAAGTGCAAATTGCTAAAAAACATCTGTTGCCCAAGCAGCTAGAAGATCATGGTTTGGCGAAAGATTTCATCAAGATAGGGAAGAAGGAGTTAACCTTTTTGGTAGATGGGTACACACGAGAGTCTGGTGTGCGTATGCTAGATAAAAAGATAGCTTCGCTGGCACGTTTCATTGCCAAGGATGTCGCAATGGAGAAAGATGTTGACCCTAAATTGACGAGAGAAAAAATAGAGGAAATTTTAGGCCCCCCGCAGGAGTCTAATAAATATGAAAATAATGATGTTCCTGGGGTTGTAACCGGGCTGGCTTGGACGAGCGTGGGCGGAGATATTTTATTCATCGAATCCATTTTATCAAAAGGAAAGGGAAATCTGTCTATGACGGGGAATTTGGGTAAAGTCATGAAAGAATCAGCTCAAATTGCTTTAGAATACGTGAAAGCTAATCACGAAAGCTTTGATATTCCGCTGCAAAAAATAGAAGAGAGCAACGTGCACATTCATGTTCCAGAGGGTGCTGTACCCAAAGATGGTCCTTCGGCCGGAATCACAATGCTTACAAGTATTGTGAGTACATTCACCCGCAGAAAAGTTAAAAAAAATATTGCGATGACAGGCGAAATCACATTGCGGGGGAAGGTTTTGCCAGTGGGGGGAATCAAAGAGAAAATTCTAGCAGCAAAACGCGCAGGAATCAAAGAAATTATTTTGTGTGAACAAAATCAAAAAGACGTTCAAGAAATAAATGAACAGTATTTAACGGGTTTGAAATTTCATTTCGTAAACCGAATGGAAGAAGTTTTGGAAATTGCTCTACTGAAAACAAAGGCATAAACAAAAATATAAACAAAAAAACCACCTCAAAAAAAGGTGGTTTTTTTAGAATAATTTTTTAAGCCTTTAAAAAAAATATTAGTATTAGTCTTCGTCTAAAAACGAATAACGATAATCTTTTGGTGGAACAAAATTTTCTTTAATCAAGCGTGGAGATAACCAACGCAACAGATTTTGTGCAGACCCCGCTTTATCATTTGTACCAGAAGCTCTAGCTCCGCCAAAAGGTTGTTGCCCCACCACGGCTCCAGTCGGTTTATCATTGATGTAGAAATTACCCGCAGCGTTCACCAATTTATCCGTAGCTTTTTTGATAACATACCTATCTTGCGCAAAGATAGCTCCCGTCAGAGCATACACAGAGGTGGCATCCACCGTATCCAGCGTTTCTTCCCATTGCTCATCCTCATAAACATAAACCGTCAACACAGGGCCGAAGATTTCCTCACACATAGACTCATACTTAGGTTTTTTAGCCAAAATCACAGTCGGTTCAATAAAGTAACCTTTGCTATCATCACAATTTCCACCAAAAATAACTTCAGAATCAGCACTTTCTTTAGCCCTATCAATATAGCCTTTAATTTTATCAAAAGATTCTTTGCTGATAACGGCATTCACAAAATTGGTGAAATCTCTCGGGTCACCTACTTTGATTTCATTCAAATCCTCTTGCATGTACTCTTTCACTTCCTCCCACATACTTTGCGGAACATAGGCTCTAGAGGCCGCAGAACATTTTTGCCCTTGATATTCAAAAGCACCACGGGTCATAGCCGTTGCCAAAGCCTTCCTATCCGCCGTTGGATGAGCCCAAATGAAATCCTTTCCACCGGTTTCGCCTACAATTTTCGGGTAGCTTTTATAGATGCCGATATTATCACCGATTTTTTTCCAGAATTGGTGGAAAACAGCCGTAGAACCCGTGAAGTGAACCCCAGCAAAATCCGGGTGATTAAAGCATTCTTCTGTAATTTCTGCCGCACTACCTTGAATCATATTGATGACCCCATCTGGCACACCAGCTTCCCTAAAAACTTCCATCAAAACACCGGCACTCAGCATTTGCTTATTACTTGGTTTCCAGACTACAACATTCCCCAGCATAGCCATGCAAGTAGGCAAATTACCAGAAATCGCAGTAAAGTTAAACGGCGTAACAGCATACAAGAAACCCTCTAGTGGCCTATATTCCACACGATTCCAGATGGCCCCTTCAGTAATGGGTT includes:
- the lon gene encoding endopeptidase La, with amino-acid sequence MKIDNLTFQDNITEDSEFIPLLSEEEEQQLLNTDVPNVLAILPLRNTVLFPGVVIPITAGRDKSIHLLKEAYAKKQYIGVTSQKDVKQDEPEQNDISKIGTVAKIHKMIKMPDGNTTVILQGLRRFKIIEFISEDPYFKAEITLLSDKKPKKNDAEYNAIIDSIKDVAIQIVKNSPNLPSEASFAVKSIESPSFLVNFVSSNMDLNMEDKQNLLNESSIKERATKTLRHLNFELQKLKLKNDIHSKTKYELDQQQREYFLNQQMRTIQEELGGGFSSDQEIQELRQRAKNKKWGKEPQQYFDKELKRMERLNPQMPEFSIQRNYLEFMLDLPWQKVSKDKLNINYAKKILNQDHYGLEKVKERILEYLAVLKLKGDMKSPILCLYGPPGVGKTSLGKSIARALQREYQRMSLGGVHDESEIRGHRKTYIGAMPGRILQNIKRAGVSNPVFVLDEIDKLGRSNQGDPTSAMLEVLDPEQNTTFHDNYLDQAYDLSNVMFIATANDISNIPAPLRDRMEMVQVNGYTVEEKVQIAKKHLLPKQLEDHGLAKDFIKIGKKELTFLVDGYTRESGVRMLDKKIASLARFIAKDVAMEKDVDPKLTREKIEEILGPPQESNKYENNDVPGVVTGLAWTSVGGDILFIESILSKGKGNLSMTGNLGKVMKESAQIALEYVKANHESFDIPLQKIEESNVHIHVPEGAVPKDGPSAGITMLTSIVSTFTRRKVKKNIAMTGEITLRGKVLPVGGIKEKILAAKRAGIKEIILCEQNQKDVQEINEQYLTGLKFHFVNRMEEVLEIALLKTKA
- the pruA gene encoding L-glutamate gamma-semialdehyde dehydrogenase; translation: MPKGIYNVPYAVNEPVLSYAPGSPERASLQAAYDEMYNQVTEVPMRIGNQDVTTGNSVDIRPPHDHQKVVGHFYKGDASHVKQAIASALEAREEWANLPWEHRASIFLKAADLIAGPYRDKMNAATMIGQGKNAMQAEIDSACELIDFLRFNVQFMTEIYAEQPITEGAIWNRVEYRPLEGFLYAVTPFNFTAISGNLPTCMAMLGNVVVWKPSNKQMLSAGVLMEVFREAGVPDGVINMIQGSAAEITEECFNHPDFAGVHFTGSTAVFHQFWKKIGDNIGIYKSYPKIVGETGGKDFIWAHPTADRKALATAMTRGAFEYQGQKCSAASRAYVPQSMWEEVKEYMQEDLNEIKVGDPRDFTNFVNAVISKESFDKIKGYIDRAKESADSEVIFGGNCDDSKGYFIEPTVILAKKPKYESMCEEIFGPVLTVYVYEDEQWEETLDTVDATSVYALTGAIFAQDRYVIKKATDKLVNAAGNFYINDKPTGAVVGQQPFGGARASGTNDKAGSAQNLLRWLSPRLIKENFVPPKDYRYSFLDED